The genome window TGGCCGCGATGATGTCCACCGCCAGCGCCGGTTTACTCGCCGCTTCCACCGTATTGACCGAAGACCTGCTGCCGCGCCTGCGTGGCGGCAAACAGTCGAGCCTGGCCGTCAACCGCCTGTTCACGATGCTGACCGGCATTGCCGTGCTGGGCATCGCCCTGGTGGTGAGCGATGTGATCAGCGCCCTGACCTTGGCCTACAACCTGCTGGTGGGCGGCATGTTGATCCCGCTGATCGGTGCGATCTTCTGGAAGCGTGCCACCACCTCCGGCGCGATCACCTCCATGACCCTGGGCTTTGTCACGGCGCTGGTGTTCATGATCAAGGATGGGCTGGATGCGAACACACCGATCTACTACAGCCTGGCGGTGGGGCTGGTGAGCTTTGTGGTGGTGAGCTTGTTGTCGCGTCGGCCAGAAGGTGTAGCGGCCAGCGCGGTTTGAGAGACAGCGGGTTTTAGAGGGGTTTCTTCAGCGGGCGCGACGTCGGATGTCGCGCCCGTTTTTTTCATTCAACCGCCAGGTTCTGGTTTGCCTGGATGATCTCCTGGACCAGGGAGGCCCATAACAGTCCTTGGATTGTGCCGCCGGCGTAGGTGCCTCCGGCTGCTACTTGGTGATGGGCGCAACAGTGAACTATCGAAGTTCCGCCCTCCTCACTGGCTATAACCACGAAGTGCCCCCTGCTCCGCTCGGCGATCTGAACCCGACTCAGAAACTGTGACGGAAACCGAACCCCGGAGCCTCTCAAAAGCGCCTTGATCTCCCTCTTTAAATGGATAAGTTCCAGGCCGTAGCCCGAAACCTCAACATCCCGAGCCAGCGCGAATCGTGTCAGCGTTGGATTGTCAGCCAGAAACCTTTCAAACAGCTCGATACCTGCACGATTGCATTCAACGGCCAAATACAGATCGGCATAACCGGTGCCATCGCTCTTCTGATCTCCCCCATACACGGTGACCTGATAATTCGCCAACCGGAGCATCACGGCCTGGAACAGGCCATTGATGCCTCTGCCGATAATCGACACACGCGGCGCACTGGAATCTACCGGCAGAGAAGGGAGCGTCAATGATTGTGCAAGTTTACGCCTCACCAGACCGCGCAAGGCCATCAAACTCAGCTGTATTGAAACGGCATAGTCAAGGTCGCGCTGGCAGGCCTCGGTGGTTGATGCCTGGGTAGTGAGCGTCGCAGGCCTGTACCAGGTGGAGACCTCGCAGCCGAGCGTCTGCGTGCGTTGCCGGAACGCATCCAATGTCGCTGGCCCATAGTCCAATACCAGCTGCATATTTTCAGCCTCGGCCAGGGCATGCAACGCACCGTCGCTAAAGACATCCGGCTTGGCGACACAGATCAGGCGGGCTTGTCGGTGCAGGCACTGAATAAGAGCCCGATCAAGGCGATGAACGGACTCGTCATTGAGGGATACGCACACTGCCACAGCAGCGGCGCCCTCCAAGGCCTCGAACCAGTCCACGACAAATGACACTCGACTGTCGGAAGCGGCATTCCCGAGAGTATCCGGCGCTCGACCTGGCCGGACCAACACTCTGATCCGAACATCGGGATCTCGATCAAGCAACAGGTTGACCAGCTCTTTCCCCACATTACCGTATCCCAGTACGCGCACGTCCCGGGGGATGGAACCATCCGCCAGTCTCAGCCAACGCAGGATGTAGGCGGCCACATGCGGCGCGTTCACCCCTGGGGTGTTGAGTACTTGAATGGCGTGGGATTCACACAGGTCCAGTCGTATCTTGTCCAGGCTCGTCCCTCTGCGGATCAAACAGAGGTTTCCAAAAGGGTGGGAGGTACGCCATTGCTCCAGGACATCCGCATCGATGGGTTGGTCTCCAACAATGATGGTTGTTGGACGCAGGAGCGCGATCTGTATGAGCAGCGCCTGCCTGGTCAATGCCGGGGAAAGAAACACGACGTTTCTGGGCGCGTCGGCCCTCCAGCCTTTCGACACAGGCGCAGCCTGTAAAACACAGTCGGTGGTGGTGATGAGTGACGCGGCGACCGGAGGAACTGAAGAGAGCAACATAGCTTTGTCTCCAACAACTCTGACTGACACCTCGAAAAGAGGCACTCAATAAAACGTTGGGGCGCTATGAAGAGGCGCTTGAGTTTCAAGCTATGGGTATTTCTAGAATTAGATAAGCCAGCTGATTCCGACTGACAGGTAGTCCGATTCCGACAATCGAACGCCAAGGGCTGACCGGCAGACCCACAGCGCTTGCTCACTCCTCCCCGCTGCTGAGACCTTTAAACAAATCAACACAATCCTTACAGCCGAAATATTGCTCGACTGCCGGGCATTCGATCTCCCCTGTCGCCCCCGCCCTCACCCGCCACACACACGCCTTGCCATGATATTTCAGTGTGCCTTCAAGGTAACAAGGCGCCCATTCGTACTCGTCATGCAGCGTGCCTCCATCAATGGGCTCAGCACGCTTGAAAAAGGACGCGACCTGTCGCTCATCCAGCGCAACGTCACTGGGTCGACAGCGTTCCGGCTCTTCGGAGTGAAAGCCCAAAAGGGCAATTTCGTCGATATCGGGAGGGGAAGTCGTGCATCCGGCGAGGAATACCCACACGCCAAGTGCCCATCGGCGCAGACTCATTGCCACACCGCACTGCTGGCTTCGCCGGGGTGTTTGTAAGAGATTTGCGGATGCCTGTAGACGTCCTCCGGCGTCAGGCGGAAATGACCATATAACTCCCCCACCAGCCATCGCAGAGATTGATTCTGCATCGCGGTCACCTCCTCATAACGTGCAGCATCCAGATGCTTGCCGACCAATTCGATGCCCAGGGAGTCCGCATTCATCGGGAATCGCTCAGGATAGCCCTTGGTGCGTTCATACCGATCCAGCGCGCGGATCTGCAAGGTCCAGGTGAGTGCTTGAATAGCTCGGATTCGGGCGGGGTCGCACGTTGCCTTGTCCGTTGCCATGCACTTGGAACGCAAGTAGCGGCCAACGTGATAACAGCGTTTCTTGAGGCTGGCCGTCTGGTAGATCACACCATTTTTCTCGATGAGAAAGTGTGCTCCGTTGCCCTTGGCAAGGTAGGCATTAAAGGTGTGCGGGGCGGTCGGGGCATCTGTCTGGTGAACCACCAGCGCGCTCACGCTGCGCAAATCCCCGTGCTCGATCGATTGAAACCGACGGAGTTCGACTCTGTCGGCAATCAACATCCCTTCGCTATCAATACTCGACATACCACTGCCCATTCATCCATGTGAAGGCAAAAATATAGAAGGACAAACGGGGAAAAGGGCATGGATGACGGGATAAAAAGAAGGCTCTGACGATGACACGTGCCTCGTCAGATAATTGGGCACACTACCCAATGAACGGGAATACAGTCTGATTACAGGGAACCGAACACGCCCTGAAGAACAACCCAGCCATGAGCGCCCGCGCGATTCAATCGCGTGAGCGCTTCAGGACTTACCTGCGACGTGGACGACGCTGCTCGTCATCTGTGCGAATCGGTACCGGCTGCAGCGGAGGCTCGATCAAGCCCAGTGCAACACCCAGGTCATGGAGCCAGTTTTGAATTTTCTCTTTCATGGTTGCCCCCTTTAAGGGTAATGCGAGTAGGCGCAAGTTCTGTCGCCCTTTCCTACAGTGATAGTAGCCCTAAGTCCTACGTATTGCTTGAACGAAAACACAACGAACTATTACTGAATTCATCAAAATCCTGACGGATCGCTCAAGCAATGGCGCGTGTGTCTTGCACAACCGCAGCCTTGTCGGCTTGCTGCAAGTCGATCCATGCGTTGAGGTTAGCGCCGAGCATACCCTTTCGCCACATCAGCCAGGTGGTCGCAGTGGCAAAAGGCCCTATCAGCGGATGAACGGACACACTGTCCTTGCCGGGCAGGCTGTCGAGCATCGATTCGGACATCAGCGCCACACCCGATCCGGCGATCACGCAGGCGAGCATGCCCTGGTAGGACTCGATCTCGATCGCCCGGCCCATGGCCACGCGCTCGTGGGAAAACCAGGTCTCCAGGCGGGTGCGGTAGGCGCAGCTGCGACGGAAGGTGAACACTGAGCGCCCAGCGACATCCTGGGGGCCACGTACGGGAGGGTGGTCGGCCTCGCAAATCAGCACCAGGCGCTCTTCGCACAGTGCGATGCCGTCCAGGGAGGCGATGGTGATGGGACCGTCCACAAAGGCCGCATCCAGGCGACCGGTGATCAACCCTTCGAGCAACTCCCCGCTGGGCGCCGATTGCACCTGAAGGTTCACCATCGGATAAGCCTTGTGATAGCCCGCCAACAACTTCGGCAAATGCACCGCGGCCGTGCTGTACATGCTGCCCAATACAAAATCGCCAGCCGGTTGCCCACCTTGCACGGCACCGTGGGCCTCGTCATGCAGGGCCAGCAGACGGGTGCTGTAGTCCAGCAGCACCTTGCCCGCAGGAGAAAGCTGCAAGCGTTGGCGTTCACGCACGAACAGCTCTACACCAAGCTGCTCCTCCATTTGCTTGAGGCGCGTCGACAGATTCGACGGCACCCGATGCAAGCGGTCAGCCGCACGGGTAATGGAGCCCTCTTCCGCCACGGCCTGGAAAATGCGCAATTGACTGAACTCCATGACTTTCTCCAAAACTGAACAAGTTACTCACTATTATTCAATTTTACAGAAAGTCAATCCGTCTTAGCCTGAAGGTATTCGCTTACCCGCAGGAAACCTGACCTATGTCTCCCTTGATTCGCTTAACAGCCAGCTTTGTCGCCCTGATGATGGCGATGGGCATTGGCCGCTTCGCCCTCACCCCGCAAATGCCCCACCTGCTCAGTGAAGGGCAGATCGACTTGACCGGCGCCGGCCTGATCGCCGCCGCCAATTACCTGGGCTACTTCGTGGGCGCGGTGGATTCGATCTTCGCGCGCAGCCATCACCACGTGCGTGGCCGTTTGTATGGCGGGTTGTGGCTGTGCGTGCTGCTGACCCTGGCGTCGTACTGGGCCCATGGTTTCTGGCCGCATCTGTTGCTGCGCTTTGGCACCGGTGTCGCGAGTGCCTGGGCGCTGGTGATGATCACCAGCCTGAGCCAGCCGCTGGCGATGGCCGCCGGGCGTCCACGCCTGGGTGCCTTGGTGTTCGCAGGGCCGGGGCTGGGGATTCTATTGACCGGCCTGCTGGCGCTGGGCTCGAACCTGCTGGGGCAAAGCTCGGCAACGTTATGGCTGGTGTACGGCGCGGTGGCGCTGGTGATGTTACTGGCGATTCTGCCGTTTCTGCCCAAGCCGTCTGCCGCCGCCCCCCTGACCGGCCACTCCGACGCAGGCAGCAACGGCAGCATCGCGCACTTGTGCTGGATCTACGTGTTGTACGGCCTGGGCTACATCATCCCGGCAACGTTTCTGTCGCAGATGGCCAGCGCACAGTTCAAGGGCGTCTGGCAGGCTGACCTGTTCTGGCCGTGCTTCGGCCTGGCGGCCGCGATCGGTGTGGTGGTGGCGACCCTGCGCCGCAAGGACCCGAACACCACGCGCCGCTGGCTGATGGCCACGCTCTGGCTGCAAGCGGCGGGGGTGTTTGCCTGCTTGCTGGGCAACGGCTGGGGCCTGGCACTGGGGGTCCTGCTGTGTGGTGGGCCGTTCCTGGCCTGCATGCAGTTGGTGATGGCCCGGCTGCGGGAAGTCGCGCCCCATGGCTACCAGCGCAGCACCGGGCTGTTGACCGCCAGCTTTGCCATCGGCCAATTGAGCGGGCCGTTGCTGGCGTCGGTCAGCAGCCACTTGAGCGGTGGCCTGCAACCGGCGTTGGTGGTCGCTGGAGCAGGCTTGTTGGTAGCGGGCTCGGTGCTGATCAACCGGCAACCAGCGGCGCAGGCACACGCACCTGTTCACGCCGCGCCAACACCAGGAAAAACAGCCCACCCAGGAAGCACCCGGTAAACCAGGCAAAGTTGGCCATGCCCTGCAAGGCCGGGGTGAAGGTGATCGCGACGCCCACCAGCGTCGCAGGCACCAACGCCTTGACCGCTGTCCAGTTCACCCCGCCGTCGAAGTAATAGCGCCCGTTCGGGCTGTCATCGAACAGGGCGTCCACGTCGATCTGCTGTTTTTTGATCAGGTAGAAATCCACCAGCAGGATCCCGAACAACGGGCCGATAAACGCCGCGAGGATATCCAGGGTGTAGTGGATCATCAGCGGGTTATTGAACAGGTTCCACGGGGTGATGAAGATCGAGGCCACGGCAGCGATCATCCCGCCGGCGCGCCAGCTGATCTTGCTCGGCGCGACGTTGGCGAAGTCAAACGCCGGCGAGACGAAGTTGGCGACGATGTTGATACCGATGGTCGCGGTGACGAAGGCAAAGGCACCGAGCAATACGGCCATGCTGTTGTCGATGCGCGACACGGTGGCGATCGGGTCATGCAGCATTTCGCCAAACACCGGCAAGGTGCCCGAGACAATCACCACGGTCACCAGGGAAAACGCCAGGAAATTCACCGGTAGCCCCCAGAAGTTGCCGCGTCGCACGTCCTGCATGCTGCGGCAGTAACGGCTGAAATCGCCGAAATTCAAGGTAGGGCCGGAGAAGTACGACACCACCAGCGCCGTCGCCACAATCACCTGGCCAAATGCCTGCCAGCCCGACAGGGATTTTTCCGCCAGGGTAAAGCTGATGTTCGACCAGCCGGCCTTCCACACGATCCAACCCGCCAGTACAAACATGACCGCGTATACCACCGGCCCTGCCCAATCGATAAAACGGCGGATGGACTCCATGCCCGCCCAGAACACCGCCGCCTGCAACACCCACAGGCTGAGGAAACCAAACCAGCCAAGGTAGGACAGGCCTGCAAAATGCGGTTCTGCATACACCGCCATCTGTGGGAAGAAGCGCAGCACCACGATGATCAAGGCACTCGACGCCAGGTACGTCTGAATCCCGTACCAGGCCACGGCGATGAGACCACGAATCACCGCCGGAATATTCGCGCCGAACACCCCAAACGCCAGGCGGCAGATCACCGGATAAGGCACCGCAGCCTGCTGGCTCGGCTTGGCCACCAGGTTGGCGATCAACTGCACGATGCAAATGCCCGCGAGCAACGCGATCAACACCTGCCAACTGGCCAGGCCCAGGGCGAACAGGCTGGCGGCGAACACATAGCCGCCGACGCTGTGCACGTCGCTCATCCAGAATGCGAAGATGTTGTACCAGGTCCACTTCTGCGGCAGCGGGCCCAAGTCCTGGTTATATAGGCGCGGGCTGTAGCCTTTGGGCAATTGTTCGGTCATCGCTGGGCTCCTCGAAATACCGGCCTGCGCTTCCGTCGCGGGGTGCATACGGGAGGCGGCATGGTTTGTATACGAGAGAGTCAGCAGAATGCGTGCCAATTGAACGCAATCCCGCTGGCACGGCGTTCCAAAGAGATTGATAAGCGCCTATAGGGCGGCACTACGCTCAGCAACGGTGCACATACATCCTGTACACAATCAGCGGCGCACTCGTTGTGCACACAGGTAACCCACTGTGCAGCATGCGGCGGTCAGGAACGTCCCCCAAGCCATGTCCATGATCGCCAATTGCGCGGACCAGCCTTGCAGCGTGGCCCAGTTACTCAGGTCATAGGTGCCGTAGGCGACCAGGCCAAGCAAGGCGCCCAGGCGCGCGGCGCGTTGCCAGCTTGCACTTGGCAAGACCACGAACACGACGCAACCGAGCACATAAAGGAGATAAAACAGCGTTGCAGGCAAGAGGCGTGGTTGATCCAGCATCAGTGGACCCAGCAGGGACTTATAGGTGGGCCCCATGATGACGCCGAGCCAGAGGCCGTCCAGAATCAGGAAGGCGAGCAACGTGCCAAGGTAGGCGAACAGCGTTTTCTTATTCATTGAGGCGACCTCTGTAGACGCCAATGGGCGCCTACAGAAGAGCAAAACGCACTCAGCTTAGTTCAATACGATCCGCATGAATCACAATCTGGCCCTGCTTATACAGCGCACCGATGGCCTTCTTGAAGTTGCCCTTGCTCACGCCGAACAAGTTGCTGATCACCGCAGGGTCGCTCTTGTCACTGACCGGCAAGGTGCCGTTGTTTTCACGCAACTTGGCGAGGATCTTCGAGTTCAGGCTGGAGGCCGCTTCCTGGCCGACCGGTTGCAGGCTCAGGCTGATGTTGCCGTCGGCGCGGATCTCTTTGATAAAGCCCTTTTCTTCCTTACCCGGGCGCAGGAACTTGAACACTTCGTTCTTGTGGATCAGGCCCCAGTGCTTGTTGTTGATGATCGCCTTGAAGCCCATGTCCGTGGCTTCGGCCACCAGCAGGTCGACTTCCTGGCCCACCTGGTAGTTGGCCGGTGTCTTGTCCAGGTAGCGATCCAGGCGCGCGGTGGCGGTGATGCGCTTGGTGTGCTTGTCGAGATAGACATGCACCACGCAGTATTCACCGGCGGTCAACTGGCGCTTTTCTTCCGAATACGGCAGCAGCAGATCCTTGGGCAAACCCCAGTCGAGGAACACGCCAATACTGTTGACTTCCACCACTTTCAAACTGGCGAATTCGCCGACTTGAACTTTGGGTTTTTCAGTGGTGGCGATAAGTTTGTCATCGCTGTCCAGATAAATGAAAACATTAAGCCAGTCTTCATCTTCACTGGGAATATCTTTGGGAATATACCGATTGGGCAGGAGGATTTCGCCATCTTGCGCACCGTCCAGGTACAAACCAAAGTTAGTGTGTTTAACCACTTGCAAGCTGTTGTAGCGCCCGACTAAAGCCATGTCCAATACCCTCATTACGTGGGCGGCATTCTACCCGAGTTGCGCTCGCCACGCGCGCGCGCCTGAAAAATCGCGGGCTGGCGTGGCCTTCCAATGGCAGTGCCCCGCTCGTCCGATCGATCGGCTGAATTTTCCATGGTTGGCAAGCGCCACCCGCCCCCATGGTTTCGAGTTAAAACAGTAAGTTAGGGGCTTATTGATAAGATGAACTTCGGCGATTTCCGGCCGCCGCACTTATTCTCAGGGGATATTTACCAAGCAATTGTCAAGTATTTCCTGTACGATGCCTGGCCAAGTTAATTTTCTACAGGTTAGTGGCCGCCATGCGCGTAAAAGCATCCAACAGCAAAGCAAAGCCAGCTCCCGCCGTTGAAACCAGCGAGTCGATCAACAGCCAGATTGCGGCGTTCCTCAAGTCCGGCGGCGAAATCCAGCAAATTGCCAAGGGCGTAAGCGGCCAGACTTTCGGCCCGTCCAAGCAGATCAGCCTGGGTAAAAAGTAATACCGCGCAACCCCCCTGGTCCCTAAGCGTCTTGACTCTCAAGGCGCTAGGACTAGAGCCCGAAATACCCCTTCTATACCTCTAATCGACGAACGGGCCTCAGCGCCTGGCATTCGCCGGTATGCTTGCACACGTCTAGCACGGGCATCTGCCCGATTTTCTCCGTCACTGCTCCTCGCTTTTCATGGAGTGAAGCATGTTCAAACCCTGCATCTTCCTGGTCTTTGCCCTGGTTGCCAGCCCTCTCGCCGAAGCGCAGATCTTCCAGCGCGAATTGGGCGACTTCGACCTGAAATTGGGCACCACGCCCAGCCGCAGCATGGCCCAGGGCCTGGTCAAACCCACCTCCCCCGGCAGCGACTCGTTCCATGGCGGGCTGGACCTGAGCCACGACAGTGGCCTGTATTTCGGTCAGTTCTCACCGAACATGGGCTTGTCTTCGTCCAGCAACCTCGAAGTCGATTCGTACATGGGTTTCAAACATCCCTTCGACCAGACCCTGGGCTACGAAGTGGGCCTGATCCACTACAGCTACCCCAAGCTCAGCCCCCTCGACAGCCAGGAGTTCTACGGCGGTCTGAACCTGTTGGGCAACCGCTTCGGCGCATCCTTCAGCAACGACCCGGACCGCCAGGACAGCACCCTGTTCGCCGACCTTGGTGGCACACAACCGTTTGGTATTGGCGTCAGCATGAAATACACCACTCATCAGTTGGGCACCCCGGTGTCGGTGGAAGGCGGTTCCATCCGCAGCTTCAGCGACTGGTCGGTGCAATTCTCCCGGGAATGGATGGGGGTTGACCTGAACCTGATCTACAGCGACTCCAGCCTCAGCGGCGGGGATTGCTCGGCCTATTCCGGACACAATTCGCAATGCGATGGTCTGTTGACGCTAAAGGCCGCACGGTCGTTCTATTGATGGGCTGAACTGTCGCACCCTGCGCGGGTTCACATGTGATAACCCACTTCGCGAAGGACCCGCCCATGCTGCGTCGGCTCAAACTACTGGTGCTATTGCTGACCCTGAGCCTCGTGCTCGCCGGCTGCAATCGCGTGGGCCTGGCCTACCGCAATCTGGACGTGATCATACCCTGGACCCTCAACGACTACCTGGACATGAACGCCGGGCAGAAGAGCTGGTTCAACGACACCCTCAAGCAGCACCTGGCCTGGCACTGCACCACGCAATTGCCGGGTTACCTGGATTGGCTGGACCGCCTGCAGCGGATGGCCGACGACAACCAGGTCACCGACGCCGCCTTGCAGGCCCGTACCGTCGAGGCCAAGCAGGCCATCGACGAAATCGCCCGCGAGATCACCCCGTCCGCCATCCAACTGCTGCAGGGCCTGGATGATCAGCAGGTCAAGGACATGAACGACGCGCTGGCCAAGGACCTGCGCAAACGCCAGGACGACTACCTCAAGCCGCCCCTGGCTCAGCAGATCAAGGAACGCGCCGAGCGCATGAGCAAGCGCCTGGACGCCTGGATCGGCCCGCTCAGCGTCAGCCAGCAGAACCGCGTGACCGCGTGGTCCATCGCCCTGGGCGAGCAGAACCAGGAATGGATCGGCAATCGCGTCCGCTGGCAG of Pseudomonas azotoformans contains these proteins:
- a CDS encoding DUF2177 family protein encodes the protein MNKKTLFAYLGTLLAFLILDGLWLGVIMGPTYKSLLGPLMLDQPRLLPATLFYLLYVLGCVVFVVLPSASWQRAARLGALLGLVAYGTYDLSNWATLQGWSAQLAIMDMAWGTFLTAACCTVGYLCAQRVRR
- a CDS encoding TorF family putative porin, whose amino-acid sequence is MFKPCIFLVFALVASPLAEAQIFQRELGDFDLKLGTTPSRSMAQGLVKPTSPGSDSFHGGLDLSHDSGLYFGQFSPNMGLSSSSNLEVDSYMGFKHPFDQTLGYEVGLIHYSYPKLSPLDSQEFYGGLNLLGNRFGASFSNDPDRQDSTLFADLGGTQPFGIGVSMKYTTHQLGTPVSVEGGSIRSFSDWSVQFSREWMGVDLNLIYSDSSLSGGDCSAYSGHNSQCDGLLTLKAARSFY
- a CDS encoding amino acid dehydrogenase; translation: MLLSSVPPVAASLITTTDCVLQAAPVSKGWRADAPRNVVFLSPALTRQALLIQIALLRPTTIIVGDQPIDADVLEQWRTSHPFGNLCLIRRGTSLDKIRLDLCESHAIQVLNTPGVNAPHVAAYILRWLRLADGSIPRDVRVLGYGNVGKELVNLLLDRDPDVRIRVLVRPGRAPDTLGNAASDSRVSFVVDWFEALEGAAAVAVCVSLNDESVHRLDRALIQCLHRQARLICVAKPDVFSDGALHALAEAENMQLVLDYGPATLDAFRQRTQTLGCEVSTWYRPATLTTQASTTEACQRDLDYAVSIQLSLMALRGLVRRKLAQSLTLPSLPVDSSAPRVSIIGRGINGLFQAVMLRLANYQVTVYGGDQKSDGTGYADLYLAVECNRAGIELFERFLADNPTLTRFALARDVEVSGYGLELIHLKREIKALLRGSGVRFPSQFLSRVQIAERSRGHFVVIASEEGGTSIVHCCAHHQVAAGGTYAGGTIQGLLWASLVQEIIQANQNLAVE
- a CDS encoding CvfB family protein — encoded protein: MALVGRYNSLQVVKHTNFGLYLDGAQDGEILLPNRYIPKDIPSEDEDWLNVFIYLDSDDKLIATTEKPKVQVGEFASLKVVEVNSIGVFLDWGLPKDLLLPYSEEKRQLTAGEYCVVHVYLDKHTKRITATARLDRYLDKTPANYQVGQEVDLLVAEATDMGFKAIINNKHWGLIHKNEVFKFLRPGKEEKGFIKEIRADGNISLSLQPVGQEAASSLNSKILAKLRENNGTLPVSDKSDPAVISNLFGVSKGNFKKAIGALYKQGQIVIHADRIELS
- a CDS encoding MFS transporter; this encodes MSPLIRLTASFVALMMAMGIGRFALTPQMPHLLSEGQIDLTGAGLIAAANYLGYFVGAVDSIFARSHHHVRGRLYGGLWLCVLLTLASYWAHGFWPHLLLRFGTGVASAWALVMITSLSQPLAMAAGRPRLGALVFAGPGLGILLTGLLALGSNLLGQSSATLWLVYGAVALVMLLAILPFLPKPSAAAPLTGHSDAGSNGSIAHLCWIYVLYGLGYIIPATFLSQMASAQFKGVWQADLFWPCFGLAAAIGVVVATLRRKDPNTTRRWLMATLWLQAAGVFACLLGNGWGLALGVLLCGGPFLACMQLVMARLREVAPHGYQRSTGLLTASFAIGQLSGPLLASVSSHLSGGLQPALVVAGAGLLVAGSVLINRQPAAQAHAPVHAAPTPGKTAHPGSTR
- the ptrR gene encoding putrescine utilization regulator PtrR, translated to MEFSQLRIFQAVAEEGSITRAADRLHRVPSNLSTRLKQMEEQLGVELFVRERQRLQLSPAGKVLLDYSTRLLALHDEAHGAVQGGQPAGDFVLGSMYSTAAVHLPKLLAGYHKAYPMVNLQVQSAPSGELLEGLITGRLDAAFVDGPITIASLDGIALCEERLVLICEADHPPVRGPQDVAGRSVFTFRRSCAYRTRLETWFSHERVAMGRAIEIESYQGMLACVIAGSGVALMSESMLDSLPGKDSVSVHPLIGPFATATTWLMWRKGMLGANLNAWIDLQQADKAAVVQDTRAIA
- a CDS encoding DUF6279 family lipoprotein, whose protein sequence is MLRRLKLLVLLLTLSLVLAGCNRVGLAYRNLDVIIPWTLNDYLDMNAGQKSWFNDTLKQHLAWHCTTQLPGYLDWLDRLQRMADDNQVTDAALQARTVEAKQAIDEIAREITPSAIQLLQGLDDQQVKDMNDALAKDLRKRQDDYLKPPLAQQIKERAERMSKRLDAWIGPLSVSQQNRVTAWSIALGEQNQEWIGNRVRWQAQFIDAVQQRRSADFPQKVQQLLVDRESLWTPEYRAAYAQTEAAARSLIVDVMAESTLQQRQKLTQKIDKVRSDFQALKCLKSAQS
- a CDS encoding NCS1 family nucleobase:cation symporter-1; this translates as MTEQLPKGYSPRLYNQDLGPLPQKWTWYNIFAFWMSDVHSVGGYVFAASLFALGLASWQVLIALLAGICIVQLIANLVAKPSQQAAVPYPVICRLAFGVFGANIPAVIRGLIAVAWYGIQTYLASSALIIVVLRFFPQMAVYAEPHFAGLSYLGWFGFLSLWVLQAAVFWAGMESIRRFIDWAGPVVYAVMFVLAGWIVWKAGWSNISFTLAEKSLSGWQAFGQVIVATALVVSYFSGPTLNFGDFSRYCRSMQDVRRGNFWGLPVNFLAFSLVTVVIVSGTLPVFGEMLHDPIATVSRIDNSMAVLLGAFAFVTATIGINIVANFVSPAFDFANVAPSKISWRAGGMIAAVASIFITPWNLFNNPLMIHYTLDILAAFIGPLFGILLVDFYLIKKQQIDVDALFDDSPNGRYYFDGGVNWTAVKALVPATLVGVAITFTPALQGMANFAWFTGCFLGGLFFLVLARREQVRVPAPLVAG
- a CDS encoding PA1414 family protein codes for the protein MKEKIQNWLHDLGVALGLIEPPLQPVPIRTDDEQRRPRRR
- a CDS encoding peptidoglycan recognition protein family protein, yielding MSSIDSEGMLIADRVELRRFQSIEHGDLRSVSALVVHQTDAPTAPHTFNAYLAKGNGAHFLIEKNGVIYQTASLKKRCYHVGRYLRSKCMATDKATCDPARIRAIQALTWTLQIRALDRYERTKGYPERFPMNADSLGIELVGKHLDAARYEEVTAMQNQSLRWLVGELYGHFRLTPEDVYRHPQISYKHPGEASSAVWQ